One Sphaerisporangium krabiense DNA segment encodes these proteins:
- a CDS encoding type 1 glutamine amidotransferase domain-containing protein: MPRNILIILSEYGYWGEELLGPLTTFDERGYQSVFATPTGKRPRALPPSLDPGYIDPPLGRSVTTPEVAVAARLLDESDRLDAPLSLAEWIPDRPYFSEQNFIRKIEAYYRDIARLDEDVKQYDALTIVGGSGPIADLANNGRLHELILAFLRAGKPILAECYGVACLAFARDWETRQSILWGKHVTGHCKEYDYKDGTGFVGVDFNMGPPPYPLEYILRDATGPDGRYHGNVGKETSVIVDYPFVTGRSTPDSFLSGQKLVEVLESGLRRYGW; encoded by the coding sequence ATGCCGCGCAATATCCTTATCATTCTCTCCGAGTACGGGTACTGGGGAGAGGAACTCCTGGGGCCGCTGACCACTTTCGATGAACGTGGATATCAGAGCGTCTTCGCCACGCCCACGGGCAAGCGCCCGCGGGCCCTGCCCCCGAGCCTCGACCCCGGGTACATCGACCCGCCTCTCGGACGGTCGGTCACCACGCCCGAGGTCGCCGTGGCCGCCCGGCTGCTGGACGAGTCCGACCGCCTGGACGCCCCGCTCAGCCTCGCCGAGTGGATCCCGGACCGGCCGTACTTCAGCGAGCAGAACTTCATCCGCAAGATCGAGGCCTACTACCGGGACATCGCCCGGCTGGACGAGGACGTCAAGCAGTACGACGCGCTGACCATCGTCGGCGGGAGCGGCCCGATCGCCGACCTGGCGAACAACGGCCGGCTGCACGAGCTGATCCTCGCCTTCCTGCGGGCCGGCAAGCCCATCCTCGCCGAGTGCTACGGCGTCGCCTGCCTGGCCTTCGCCCGTGACTGGGAGACCCGCCAGAGCATCCTGTGGGGCAAGCACGTCACCGGCCACTGCAAGGAGTACGACTACAAGGACGGCACCGGCTTCGTCGGCGTGGACTTCAACATGGGCCCGCCGCCGTACCCGCTGGAGTACATCCTCCGCGACGCCACCGGTCCCGACGGCCGCTACCACGGCAACGTCGGCAAGGAGACCTCGGTCATCGTGGACTACCCGTTCGTCACCGGACGCTCGACCCCCGACTCGTTCCTGTCGGGCCAGAAGCTCGTCGAGGTCCTGGAGTCCGGCCTGCGGCGCTACGGCTGGTGA
- a CDS encoding AGE family epimerase/isomerase, giving the protein MESDYVEPEINYYQRRFVEEGARVEFLTRLWGQKSITFHGHEYQNPFTVSGDLEAVDDDKLDAYDMFIVPAGMVSDRLRYTEDVHQLAPAVQLLRRAFERPKLLKGIICHGLWLAAPIPEVVRGRRVTCHNNLIGDARNMGAIYTDQDVVVDGDLVTGRSFNQCHLFARMMIDLVAAARAPRGALVTAGVGTAPLAAGAASRTAGALPAGEIANGSNGSNGSNGSNGAATVIPELVAPQDNGRPVLERAAPARPPGYHPDFTFSDLVAGYITGYDPARDTIDLKTNEGKAVQVRLTSTTSAEFLRNLGEPYIDATGHLDELLKPGGYLFAYGVYYPEHGAYTFEAKRLVFLGRQAGDYNFERPDWWVRQLGSLARFYRKAQFGEGGPIDYTAYRTSLRLGGEKTLNAKGVQETDTISRLTYGMASAYMLTGDEDFLEVAEQGTQYLRDHMRFVDRDEDVVYWYHGIEVREGTEHKLFTSEFGDDYDAIPMYEQIYALAGPVQLYRLTGDPRILADAEGTLRLFRKFFRDPEQGGWYSHVDPILLSPHHESLGPNRSRKNWNSVGDHAPAYLTNLYLATGDPRHAEMLEETFDLIVKHFPQAGSPFVQERFHADWSADRTWSWQQDRAVVGHNLKIAWNLMRMAAINPKDGYRRLATEIGRKMPQVGADPQRGGWYDVVEQHLQEGQELHRFVWHDRKAWWQQEQAILAYQILAGHTGDPEFRRRARESSAFYNAFFLDHDEGGVYFNVLANGLPYLLGNERSKGSHSMSMYHGAELCFLATVYERLLLDDEPLTLHFRPNPDGFTDRVLRVAPDALPPGRVRLDWVEVDGSPYQAFDAAAMTVKLPDSKSHLRVRAHLSPVSD; this is encoded by the coding sequence ATGGAAAGCGACTACGTCGAGCCTGAGATCAACTACTACCAGCGCAGGTTCGTCGAGGAAGGTGCGCGGGTCGAGTTCCTCACCCGGCTGTGGGGCCAGAAATCGATCACCTTCCACGGCCACGAGTACCAGAACCCGTTCACCGTGTCCGGCGACCTGGAGGCGGTGGACGACGACAAGCTCGACGCGTACGACATGTTCATCGTGCCGGCCGGCATGGTGTCCGACCGCCTGCGCTACACCGAGGACGTCCACCAGCTCGCCCCGGCCGTCCAGCTCCTGCGCAGGGCGTTCGAGCGGCCCAAGCTGCTGAAGGGCATCATCTGCCACGGCCTGTGGCTGGCGGCCCCGATACCCGAGGTCGTGCGGGGACGCCGCGTGACCTGCCACAACAACCTGATCGGCGACGCCCGCAACATGGGCGCGATCTACACCGACCAGGACGTCGTGGTGGACGGGGACCTGGTCACCGGGCGCAGCTTCAACCAGTGCCACCTGTTCGCCCGCATGATGATCGACCTGGTCGCCGCCGCCCGCGCGCCCCGCGGGGCGCTGGTCACGGCGGGCGTGGGCACCGCGCCGCTGGCCGCGGGCGCGGCCTCGCGGACGGCGGGCGCGCTCCCGGCGGGGGAGATCGCCAATGGATCGAACGGATCGAACGGGTCCAACGGGTCCAACGGCGCCGCGACGGTGATCCCCGAGCTGGTCGCCCCCCAGGACAACGGGCGTCCCGTGCTGGAGCGCGCGGCGCCGGCGCGCCCGCCCGGCTACCACCCCGACTTCACCTTCTCGGACCTGGTCGCCGGCTACATCACCGGCTACGACCCGGCCCGCGACACGATCGACCTCAAGACCAACGAGGGCAAGGCCGTCCAGGTGCGTCTCACCTCGACGACCTCGGCCGAGTTCCTGCGCAACCTCGGCGAGCCGTACATCGACGCCACCGGCCACCTGGACGAGCTGCTCAAGCCCGGCGGGTACCTGTTCGCGTACGGCGTCTACTATCCCGAGCACGGCGCGTACACCTTCGAGGCCAAGCGCCTGGTCTTCCTCGGCAGGCAGGCGGGCGACTACAACTTCGAGCGGCCCGACTGGTGGGTGCGCCAGCTCGGCTCGCTCGCCAGGTTCTACAGGAAGGCGCAGTTCGGCGAGGGCGGCCCGATCGACTACACCGCCTACCGCACTTCGCTGCGTCTCGGGGGAGAGAAGACCCTGAACGCCAAGGGCGTGCAGGAGACCGACACGATCTCGCGCCTGACCTACGGCATGGCCTCGGCCTACATGCTGACCGGCGACGAGGACTTCCTGGAGGTCGCCGAGCAGGGCACGCAGTACCTGCGCGACCACATGCGCTTCGTCGACCGCGACGAGGACGTCGTCTACTGGTACCACGGCATCGAGGTGCGCGAGGGCACCGAGCACAAGCTGTTCACCTCGGAGTTCGGCGACGACTACGACGCGATCCCGATGTACGAGCAGATCTACGCGCTGGCCGGGCCCGTCCAGCTCTACCGGCTGACCGGCGACCCGCGGATCCTCGCCGACGCCGAGGGCACGCTGCGCCTGTTCCGCAAGTTCTTCCGCGACCCCGAGCAGGGCGGCTGGTACTCCCACGTCGACCCGATCCTGCTCAGCCCGCACCACGAGTCGCTCGGCCCGAACCGGTCGAGGAAGAACTGGAACTCGGTGGGCGACCACGCGCCGGCCTACCTGACCAACCTGTACCTGGCCACGGGCGACCCCCGGCACGCGGAGATGCTGGAGGAGACGTTCGACCTGATCGTCAAGCACTTCCCGCAGGCCGGCAGCCCGTTCGTGCAGGAGCGTTTCCACGCCGACTGGTCGGCCGACCGCACGTGGAGCTGGCAGCAGGACCGGGCCGTCGTCGGGCACAACCTGAAGATCGCCTGGAACCTGATGCGGATGGCGGCGATCAACCCCAAGGACGGCTACCGGCGGCTCGCCACCGAGATCGGCAGGAAGATGCCGCAGGTCGGCGCCGACCCGCAGCGCGGCGGCTGGTACGACGTCGTGGAGCAGCACCTCCAGGAGGGCCAGGAGCTGCACCGGTTCGTCTGGCACGACCGCAAGGCGTGGTGGCAGCAGGAACAGGCGATCCTCGCCTACCAGATCCTGGCCGGCCACACCGGCGACCCGGAGTTCCGGCGCAGGGCCAGGGAGTCCTCGGCGTTCTACAACGCCTTCTTCCTGGACCACGACGAGGGCGGCGTCTACTTCAACGTCCTGGCCAACGGCCTGCCGTACCTTCTGGGGAACGAGCGGTCGAAGGGCAGCCACTCGATGAGCATGTACCACGGCGCGGAGCTGTGCTTCCTCGCCACGGTCTACGAGCGCCTGCTGCTGGACGACGAGCCGCTGACCCTGCACTTCCGCCCCAACCCCGACGGCTTCACCGACCGCGTCCTGCGGGTCGCGCCAGACGCGCTGCCGCCGGGCCGGGTGCGGCTGGACTGGGTGGAGGTGGACGGCTCCCCGTACCAGGCCTTCGACGCGGCGGCGATGACCGTGAAGCTGCCCGACTCGAAGTCGCACCTGCGGGTCCGCGCCCACCTGTCGCCCGTGAGTGACTAG
- a CDS encoding STAS domain-containing protein produces the protein MQLRTELRDDVTIIALEGSLDSRTAPQVQQEIEALFPDHGLVLLDLSGTSYMSSAGLRVLLLVYRRAQAGTARLALTGVPDEVREIMAATGFLDFFTVAGSVEDGVKALTV, from the coding sequence ATGCAACTCCGCACGGAACTGCGCGACGACGTCACGATCATCGCGCTCGAAGGATCCCTGGACAGCCGGACGGCGCCCCAGGTGCAGCAGGAGATCGAGGCGCTGTTCCCCGACCACGGGCTGGTGCTGCTGGACCTCAGCGGCACCAGCTACATGTCCAGCGCCGGGCTGCGCGTGCTGCTGCTCGTGTACCGCAGGGCCCAGGCGGGCACGGCGCGACTGGCGCTCACCGGGGTCCCGGACGAGGTGCGCGAGATCATGGCGGCCACCGGGTTCCTGGACTTCTTCACCGTCGCCGGGTCGGTGGAGGACGGCGTCAAGGCGTTGACGGTATGA
- a CDS encoding glycogen debranching protein, with the protein MTAPQAIERIDAYPTRRIAGFPVRAGRPLPFGATPVPGGVNFSVYSNNATGMTLVLYRAGEPEPMAELPFPDAFVIGGVYAMTVYDLDAEGIEYGYRAQGPFDPERGHRFDPTVVVADPYARLMSDARTGPRRSRVALDDFDWEDDRPLRLPHEDLVIYELHARGFTRDPSSGVAAPGTYAGLVEKIPYLRELGVNCVELLPVFEFDENDNPRSHPVTGEPLANYWGYNTVGYFAPKASYASTGRYGMQADEFKNLVKQLHRAGIEVILDVVFNHTAEGNEYGPTISFKGLDNATYYMLTPDGHYYNFSGTGNTLNCNNPVVRGFVLDCLRYWASEFHIDGFRFDLAAILGRGPDGALLANPPLLETLAYDPVLRDCKLIAEAWDAAGLYQVGSFPNYCRWSEWNGRYRDTVRRFVKGDTGVTGDLATRMVGSPDMYAQRGTSATVNFVLCHDGFTLNDLVSYNGKHNEVNGEDNRDGDNNNQSWNCGVEGPTDDPEVLALRARQMRNVFMILLASQGVPMILAGDEVGRTQQGNNNAYCHDGPLTWFDWRLVERNADLLRFVRRAIAFRQAHPVLRRGPASEVSWHGVRAWTADWSEHCRLIAGMFGTGADDCVYVAANSHWEGHLLELPEPPQGTAWHLFADTAAPPPFDAREPGEEPVLPDQSHVEVGPRAVVVLVAHSQAEQRDNGKEE; encoded by the coding sequence ATGACGGCGCCCCAGGCCATCGAACGAATCGACGCCTACCCGACGCGCAGGATCGCGGGATTCCCGGTGCGCGCCGGCCGGCCGCTGCCGTTCGGCGCGACGCCGGTGCCCGGCGGCGTCAACTTCTCCGTCTACTCCAACAACGCGACGGGGATGACGCTGGTGCTCTACCGGGCCGGCGAGCCGGAGCCCATGGCCGAGCTGCCGTTCCCCGACGCCTTCGTCATCGGGGGCGTCTACGCGATGACGGTGTACGACCTCGACGCGGAGGGCATCGAGTACGGCTACCGCGCCCAGGGTCCCTTCGACCCCGAGCGCGGCCACCGTTTCGATCCCACGGTCGTGGTCGCGGACCCATACGCCCGGTTGATGAGCGACGCCCGCACGGGGCCGCGGCGGTCACGGGTGGCCCTGGACGACTTCGACTGGGAGGACGACAGGCCGCTGCGCCTGCCGCACGAGGATCTGGTCATCTACGAGCTCCACGCGCGTGGCTTCACCCGCGACCCCTCCTCGGGGGTCGCGGCGCCGGGCACGTACGCGGGGCTCGTCGAGAAGATCCCGTACCTGCGGGAGCTCGGCGTCAACTGCGTCGAGCTCCTGCCGGTCTTCGAGTTCGACGAGAACGACAACCCCCGGTCGCATCCGGTCACCGGCGAGCCGCTGGCGAACTACTGGGGGTACAACACCGTCGGCTACTTCGCGCCCAAGGCGTCCTACGCCTCGACGGGCCGGTACGGCATGCAGGCCGACGAGTTCAAGAACCTCGTCAAGCAACTGCACCGGGCCGGCATCGAGGTCATCCTGGACGTGGTGTTCAACCACACCGCCGAGGGCAACGAGTACGGGCCCACGATCTCGTTCAAGGGCCTGGACAACGCGACGTACTACATGCTCACGCCGGACGGGCACTACTACAACTTCAGCGGCACCGGCAACACGCTGAACTGCAACAACCCCGTGGTCCGCGGCTTCGTGCTCGACTGCCTGCGCTACTGGGCGTCGGAGTTCCACATCGACGGCTTCCGGTTCGACCTGGCCGCGATCCTCGGGCGCGGGCCCGACGGCGCGCTGCTGGCCAACCCGCCGCTGCTGGAGACGCTGGCCTACGACCCGGTGCTGCGCGACTGCAAGCTGATCGCCGAGGCGTGGGACGCGGCAGGGCTCTACCAGGTGGGCAGCTTCCCGAACTACTGCCGCTGGTCGGAGTGGAACGGCCGCTACCGCGACACCGTGCGCCGGTTCGTCAAGGGCGACACCGGCGTGACCGGCGACCTCGCCACCCGCATGGTCGGCTCGCCCGACATGTACGCCCAGCGGGGGACCTCGGCGACGGTGAACTTCGTGCTGTGCCACGACGGGTTCACGCTCAACGACCTGGTGTCCTACAACGGCAAGCACAACGAGGTCAACGGCGAGGACAACAGGGACGGCGACAACAACAACCAGTCGTGGAACTGCGGGGTGGAGGGCCCGACCGACGATCCGGAGGTCCTGGCCCTGCGCGCCCGCCAGATGCGCAACGTCTTCATGATCCTTCTGGCCAGCCAGGGCGTGCCGATGATCCTCGCCGGGGACGAGGTCGGGCGCACCCAGCAGGGCAACAACAACGCCTACTGCCACGACGGGCCGCTGACGTGGTTCGACTGGCGCCTGGTCGAGCGCAACGCCGACCTGCTGCGCTTCGTGCGGCGCGCGATCGCCTTCCGTCAGGCCCACCCGGTCCTGCGGCGCGGTCCGGCCTCCGAGGTGAGCTGGCACGGCGTGCGGGCCTGGACGGCCGACTGGTCGGAGCACTGCCGGCTGATCGCCGGCATGTTCGGCACCGGCGCGGACGACTGCGTGTACGTCGCGGCGAACTCCCACTGGGAGGGCCACCTCCTGGAACTGCCGGAGCCCCCCCAGGGGACCGCCTGGCACCTGTTCGCCGACACCGCGGCGCCGCCGCCGTTCGACGCCCGCGAACCGGGCGAGGAGCCGGTGCTGCCGGACCAGTCGCACGTGGAGGTGGGCCCGCGCGCCGTCGTCGTCCTGGTCGCTCACAGCCAGGCGGAGCAACGAGACAACGGGAAGGAGGAGTGA
- a CDS encoding anti-sigma factor antagonist (This anti-anti-sigma factor, or anti-sigma factor antagonist, belongs to a family that includes characterized members SpoIIAA, RsbV, RsfA, and RsfB.), producing the protein MAFKAKMQIEDGTATIRLEGELDGRSAPELNDLVVKAAEQHVDRLVLLLEELTYMSSAGIRCLVFAHQKMPEDAEIILVGTRPDVAETIRLTGFDRSIVMRETLEA; encoded by the coding sequence ATGGCATTCAAGGCGAAGATGCAGATCGAGGACGGCACCGCGACCATCAGGCTCGAAGGCGAGCTCGACGGCCGCTCGGCCCCCGAGCTCAACGACCTGGTCGTCAAGGCCGCCGAGCAGCACGTGGACCGGCTCGTGCTGCTGCTGGAGGAGCTGACCTACATGTCGTCGGCCGGCATCCGCTGCCTGGTGTTCGCGCACCAGAAGATGCCGGAGGACGCCGAGATCATATTGGTGGGCACCCGGCCCGACGTGGCCGAGACCATCAGGCTGACCGGCTTCGACCGCAGCATCGTGATGCGGGAAACCTTGGAGGCGTGA
- a CDS encoding ATP-binding protein, translating into MAGCRLKVDGSGASIAGPVADFVGALAERAGLGRRPAYWLRLAADEITTNIVQHGYRGRCGVVDLEGGIEAGALWLRIEDDAPAFDPRRYDPAPRLAVPLSVREQGGYGLMLAIGKVDEFSYQYVGGRNRNTLIMRLTGSGEAHGGVDAERAGGV; encoded by the coding sequence ATGGCGGGATGCCGGCTCAAGGTCGACGGCTCCGGCGCGTCCATCGCCGGACCGGTCGCGGATTTCGTCGGGGCACTGGCCGAGCGGGCCGGGCTGGGCAGACGCCCGGCCTACTGGCTGCGGCTCGCCGCCGACGAGATCACCACCAACATCGTGCAGCACGGTTACCGGGGGCGCTGCGGTGTGGTGGATCTTGAGGGCGGCATCGAGGCGGGCGCGCTGTGGCTGCGCATCGAGGACGACGCGCCCGCCTTCGATCCCCGGAGATACGATCCCGCCCCGCGTCTCGCCGTCCCGCTGTCCGTGCGCGAGCAGGGCGGATACGGCTTGATGCTCGCGATCGGCAAGGTGGACGAGTTCAGTTACCAGTACGTCGGGGGGCGCAACCGCAATACGTTGATCATGCGGCTGACCGGCTCCGGCGAAGCACATGGAGGGGTCGATGCCGAACGCGCTGGTGGTGTTTGA
- a CDS encoding PP2C family protein-serine/threonine phosphatase, translating to MPNALVVFETETGVPEVVAELREVLRADGFDVAYSTPDDLPMRPEQSPPDVLLVSASLGLQRVALVGQHFMVDGRTPTIIAFPEDDLAALEECVEGGFDYVTPPFRRTLLRSRMESCQERSALSTTVEEMAALASLREYERDLHIAREIQSGFLPEHLPTPDGWEVGARFRPARQVAGDFYDVFTIVNGRRLAFVVADVCDKGIGAALFMALIRTLLRHTAEHTGASRLIEDEFLVSMDGEGVGGSAAPLLSLGAGPLVQAILGTNRYMARNHLKQGYFATMFFGVLDPVSGVVLYINGGHNPPVVVHADGRRSMLPPTGPAVGILPDSSYTLGYVQLDQGDTLFAYTDGVVEARDTRGGLYGTPKLLDLLDANRGRDVEGLLEEVDTSVRHFASHAEQSDDITTLALRRVPPGGIAAAR from the coding sequence ATGCCGAACGCGCTGGTGGTGTTTGAGACCGAGACGGGCGTGCCGGAGGTGGTGGCGGAGCTACGCGAGGTGCTCCGCGCCGACGGCTTCGACGTCGCCTACAGCACTCCGGACGATCTGCCGATGCGCCCGGAGCAGTCGCCGCCGGACGTCCTTCTGGTGTCCGCCTCGCTCGGCCTGCAACGCGTCGCGCTCGTCGGCCAGCACTTCATGGTCGACGGGCGCACGCCCACCATCATCGCGTTCCCGGAGGACGACCTGGCCGCGCTGGAGGAGTGCGTGGAGGGCGGGTTCGACTACGTCACCCCGCCCTTCCGCCGCACGCTGCTGCGCAGCCGCATGGAGTCCTGCCAGGAGAGGTCGGCCCTCAGTACCACCGTGGAGGAGATGGCCGCGCTCGCGAGCCTGCGGGAGTACGAGCGCGACCTGCACATAGCCAGGGAGATCCAGTCGGGGTTCCTGCCCGAGCACCTGCCCACGCCGGACGGCTGGGAGGTCGGGGCGCGCTTCCGGCCCGCCCGGCAGGTCGCCGGCGACTTCTACGACGTGTTCACGATCGTCAACGGCCGCAGGCTGGCGTTCGTCGTGGCCGACGTGTGCGACAAGGGCATCGGGGCCGCGCTGTTCATGGCGCTCATCCGGACGCTGCTGCGGCACACCGCCGAGCACACCGGGGCGTCCCGGCTGATCGAGGACGAGTTCCTGGTGTCGATGGACGGGGAGGGCGTGGGCGGGTCGGCGGCGCCGCTGCTGTCCCTGGGGGCGGGCCCCCTGGTCCAGGCGATCCTCGGCACCAACCGGTACATGGCGCGCAACCACCTCAAGCAGGGCTACTTCGCGACCATGTTCTTCGGGGTCCTGGACCCGGTGTCGGGCGTGGTCCTCTACATCAACGGCGGCCACAACCCGCCGGTGGTGGTCCACGCCGACGGCAGGCGCAGCATGCTGCCGCCCACGGGACCGGCCGTGGGGATCCTCCCCGACAGCTCCTACACCCTGGGGTACGTCCAGCTCGACCAGGGCGACACCCTGTTCGCCTACACCGACGGCGTCGTGGAGGCCCGGGACACGCGGGGCGGCCTGTACGGCACGCCCAAGCTGCTGGACCTGCTGGACGCCAACAGGGGGCGTGACGTGGAGGGGCTGCTGGAGGAGGTGGACACCTCGGTGCGGCACTTCGCGAGCCACGCCGAGCAGAGCGACGACATCACCACCCTGGCCCTGCGCCGCGTCCCGCCGGGCGGCATCGCGGCGGCGAGGTGA
- a CDS encoding type I polyketide synthase: MNRTTSPRDPIAIIGAACRLPGAPSVSAFWDVLAGECCTVGEIPTDRFPSGGLDQATGEWWNRVAARAGGFLEDVDQFDASFFSISPHEALRIDPQHRLLIEVTAEAVEDAGIPLSRLAGSRTAVYTSCLPSDYWDILRRAGLYDMHAAVGAGNWGTLAGRISYLFDLRGPSMGLEATCSTSLLGVHLACRELWTGQSTLAVVAGVNLLLAPDLYLSLADAGVLSPSGRSKFGDAGADGYVRSEAAVSVILKPLSRALADGDRIYATIIGTAVNSNGRGSGTLIAAGVDGQEAMLRDAYEDAGVSPGQVAYVEAHGPGTPRGDYTELVALSRVMGEGREPGRPCLVGSAKSNIGHGEGAAGLVGLVKAALTLKHKTIPATLHVKQPHPLFDEPGAPLRPVMHTQPWPDEPGPAMAGVSSFGLSATNAHVVLAEAPAAAETPRRRPAAGPFLLPLSARDGRALRRLAQRYAEALNTPGTDLRDVCYSAGRRRSHHEHRLAVVGGVEKVAASLRAYGSGAFPQAVAGGAQRASGPSRVVFVFPGQGAQWAGMGRELLDRNRAFARRMRECDRAIHDELGWSVIERLQDDTPMTATGEIQPTLWAFQVSLAAAWQDWGITPDLLIGHSMGEIAAATVAGALTVRQGAAVVCRRSALLDGLAGTGAMWVVQLDERQAREAIGEHAGEVCVGVVNSARSCVLAGAPGALAEVIEPLRRQGVFCRQVQVDYASHAPQVEPVRPALLEALSALRPRAGKAPLHSTLLNRVVDGAELDAEYWMENLRRPVLFAAAIRAVLAEEAPTLFVEISPHPLLSAVIEDEIAATNADATAVPSLHRGEPELEHMLHALAAAYVRGCEPDWDRLHAGGRFVPLPLYPWQRKRFWIDLPEDTMPAPVAEPVFEAAPERPGVAYDGADLATSSPEAFRQYLMLRFAEFLGLPPDQLDPEVSLSLHGLDSVLAAKLCARIKADLSVEVRIGDLLAARPIGLLAGDLYEAVTATAVPAEQT; the protein is encoded by the coding sequence GGTGGCCTGGACCAGGCCACCGGAGAGTGGTGGAACCGCGTCGCCGCACGTGCCGGCGGTTTCCTGGAGGACGTCGACCAGTTCGACGCCTCCTTCTTCTCCATCTCCCCGCACGAGGCGCTGCGCATCGACCCGCAGCACCGCCTCCTGATCGAGGTCACCGCCGAGGCCGTCGAGGACGCGGGGATCCCGCTGTCCCGGCTGGCGGGAAGCAGGACCGCCGTCTACACGAGCTGCCTGCCGTCCGACTACTGGGACATCCTCCGCAGGGCCGGGCTGTACGACATGCACGCCGCGGTGGGCGCCGGCAACTGGGGCACGCTCGCGGGCCGCATCTCCTACCTCTTCGACCTGCGCGGCCCCAGCATGGGCCTGGAGGCCACCTGCTCGACCTCGCTGCTCGGCGTCCACCTGGCGTGCAGGGAGCTGTGGACCGGGCAGAGCACGCTGGCCGTCGTGGCGGGCGTGAACCTGCTGCTGGCCCCTGACCTGTACCTCAGCCTCGCCGACGCGGGCGTGCTCTCCCCCTCCGGCCGCAGCAAGTTCGGCGACGCCGGCGCGGACGGGTACGTGCGCAGCGAGGCCGCGGTCAGCGTCATACTCAAGCCGCTGTCCCGGGCGCTGGCCGACGGCGACCGGATCTACGCCACGATCATCGGGACGGCGGTCAACAGCAACGGCCGGGGCTCGGGCACGCTGATCGCCGCGGGCGTGGACGGCCAGGAGGCCATGCTGCGGGACGCCTACGAGGACGCGGGCGTGTCACCGGGGCAGGTGGCCTATGTCGAGGCGCACGGCCCGGGGACGCCGCGGGGCGACTACACCGAGCTGGTCGCGCTGAGCCGTGTCATGGGCGAGGGCCGGGAGCCGGGGCGGCCCTGCCTGGTGGGGTCGGCGAAGTCCAACATCGGCCACGGCGAGGGCGCGGCGGGACTGGTCGGCCTGGTGAAGGCGGCGCTGACGCTCAAGCACAAGACCATTCCCGCGACGCTCCACGTGAAACAACCGCATCCGCTGTTCGACGAGCCCGGCGCGCCGCTGCGGCCGGTCATGCACACCCAGCCCTGGCCGGACGAACCGGGGCCCGCGATGGCCGGCGTCAGCTCGTTCGGGCTGTCCGCGACGAACGCGCACGTCGTCCTCGCGGAGGCGCCCGCCGCCGCCGAGACGCCGAGGCGCAGGCCGGCCGCCGGGCCGTTCCTGCTGCCGCTGTCGGCCAGGGACGGCCGGGCGCTGCGGCGGCTGGCCCAGCGCTACGCCGAGGCCCTGAACACCCCGGGCACCGACCTGCGCGACGTCTGCTACAGCGCGGGCCGGCGCAGGAGCCACCATGAGCACCGGCTCGCCGTCGTGGGGGGCGTCGAGAAGGTCGCCGCGTCCCTGCGGGCGTACGGCTCTGGAGCGTTCCCTCAGGCGGTGGCGGGCGGGGCGCAGCGCGCGTCCGGGCCGTCCCGGGTGGTGTTCGTCTTCCCCGGCCAGGGAGCGCAGTGGGCCGGCATGGGCCGGGAGCTGCTGGACCGGAACCGGGCGTTCGCGCGGCGCATGCGCGAGTGCGACCGGGCGATCCACGACGAGCTGGGCTGGTCGGTCATCGAGCGGCTGCAGGACGACACGCCGATGACGGCCACCGGCGAGATCCAGCCCACGCTGTGGGCGTTCCAGGTCTCGCTGGCCGCCGCCTGGCAGGACTGGGGCATCACGCCGGACCTGCTCATCGGCCACAGCATGGGCGAGATCGCCGCCGCGACCGTCGCCGGCGCCCTCACCGTGCGCCAGGGGGCGGCGGTGGTCTGCCGCAGGAGCGCCCTGCTGGACGGGCTCGCGGGCACGGGCGCGATGTGGGTCGTGCAGCTCGACGAGCGGCAGGCCCGTGAGGCGATCGGCGAGCACGCGGGCGAGGTCTGCGTGGGCGTGGTCAACAGCGCGCGGTCGTGCGTGCTCGCGGGCGCGCCCGGGGCGCTGGCCGAGGTGATCGAGCCGCTGCGCCGGCAGGGCGTGTTCTGCAGGCAGGTGCAGGTGGACTACGCCTCGCACGCCCCGCAGGTCGAGCCCGTGCGCCCGGCCCTGCTGGAGGCGCTGTCCGCGCTGCGCCCCAGGGCGGGGAAGGCGCCCCTGCACTCCACGCTGCTCAACCGGGTCGTGGACGGCGCGGAGCTGGACGCGGAGTACTGGATGGAGAACCTGCGGCGCCCGGTGCTGTTCGCCGCGGCGATCCGCGCCGTGCTGGCCGAGGAGGCGCCCACGCTGTTCGTCGAGATCAGCCCGCACCCGTTGCTCAGCGCGGTCATCGAGGACGAGATCGCGGCCACGAACGCGGACGCGACGGCCGTACCGTCGCTGCACCGCGGGGAGCCGGAACTGGAGCACATGCTGCACGCCCTCGCCGCGGCCTACGTGCGGGGCTGTGAGCCCGACTGGGACCGCCTCCACGCCGGGGGCCGGTTCGTCCCGCTGCCCCTGTACCCGTGGCAGCGTAAGCGCTTCTGGATCGACCTGCCGGAGGACACGATGCCGGCGCCCGTGGCGGAGCCGGTGTTCGAGGCGGCGCCCGAGCGGCCCGGGGTCGCCTACGACGGCGCGGACCTCGCGACCTCCTCGCCGGAGGCGTTCCGCCAGTACCTGATGCTGCGGTTCGCCGAGTTCCTCGGCCTGCCGCCCGACCAGCTCGACCCGGAGGTGTCGCTCAGCCTGCACGGCCTGGACTCGGTGCTCGCCGCCAAGCTGTGCGCGCGGATCAAGGCGGACCTGTCGGTGGAGGTGAGGATCGGCGATCTGCTGGCCGCCCGGCCGATCGGCCTGCTGGCCGGCGACCTGTACGAGGCGGTGACCGCCACCGCGGTGCCCGCCGAGCAGACCTGA